One window from the genome of Vespula pensylvanica isolate Volc-1 chromosome 19, ASM1446617v1, whole genome shotgun sequence encodes:
- the LOC122635852 gene encoding odorant receptor 13a-like, which yields MQELDFGGTVKALDLTERAMRFVGTWPPKSFQPISVFFLIYLIIHCTLAIIDIAANITNTEYIISCLMENVFNVVAFLKICVCKIKRKSLAKFIDDIKSDFTLTNYYYEEEKMAFVNYNKFSRKFVIILLIVAIVAASMYYFFSLAMNVEIVLTNSSYGYRLPYRVWLLIEPTNVVTYVCLCFYQFLIIPSIVFGYVGTDCLFVSLVIHVSGLFSALSYKVKYVLNDTCDREKRLKQLIIRHVRLIRLSESLETDFNFIILLQLIATILQFCIVGYDALVRSADSDAAMLLSFFFIVSSTACGLLVYCYIGECLIKESSILGDALYLCEWYNISKGEKKLMHICMLRSTKGMHLTAGKFFVLSLTTFTDVLKTSMAYFSVLRTFV from the exons ATGCAA gaaCTTGATTTTGGTGGTACTGTAAAAGCATTGGATTTGACAGAACGTGCGATGAGATTCGTTGGAACATGGCCGCCAAAAAGTTTTCAGCcaatttctgttttctttctcatttatctaataattcaTTGTACTTTAGCTATCATCGATATTGCAGCAAACATAACCAACacggaatatattatatcctgCTTAATGGAGAATGTATTTAATGTCGTTGCATTTTTGAAGATATGCGTTTgcaagataaagagaaaatcattAGCTAAATTTATAGATGACATAAAGTCCGATTTTACATtgactaattattattacgaagaggaaaaaatggcgtttgttaattataataagttCAGTCGAAAATTTGTCATTATCCTATTGATCGTTGCTATCGTAGCAGCATCGatgtattatttcttctcaCTTGCTATGAACGTAGAAATAG tTTTGACAAACTCATCATACGGATATCGATTACCATACAGAGTTTGGTTATTAATCGAACCAACGAATGTAGTAACCTATGTATGCCtttgtttttatcaatttttaattataccttCTATCGTATTTGGTTACGTTGGTACGGATTGTCTTTTCGTTAGTTTGGTAATTCACGTAAGTGGATTATTTTCTGCACTTTCATACAAAGTTAAATATGTATTGAACGATACATGCGATCGTGAAAAACGTCTAAAACAACTGATTATTAGGCATGTACGTTTAATAAG aTTATCAGAATCATTAGAGACggatttcaattttataattctgtTACAACTTATAGCAACTATCTTACAATTTTGTATTGTTGGTTATGATGCACTCGTG aGATCAGCTGACAGTGACGCGGCAATGttattgtcctttttttttattgtctccTCTACGGCTTGTGGACTATTGGTTTATTGTTACATAGGAGAATGTCTTATAAAAGaa agCTCCATCTTAGGCGACGCATTGTATTTATGTGAGTGGTATAACATTtcaaaaggggaaaagaaattaatgcaCATTTGCATGTTACGATCGACTAAAGGAATGCATTTGACTGCaggaaaattttttgtattatcacTGACCACTTTCACTGAC GTCCTGAAAACATCGATGGCATATTTTTCAGTCTTACGAACCTTTGTAtga